The following coding sequences are from one Brienomyrus brachyistius isolate T26 chromosome 2, BBRACH_0.4, whole genome shotgun sequence window:
- the LOC125725700 gene encoding granzyme A-like — translation MLLFCTKYQRYISCILAERDHDSHDSLHLKRQNVTDWLRISRMLLCGPLSYVLPPLLLLFLPLDECAVIVDGAKVRPHSLPYMAYLNGSSLCGGALINATWVLTAAHCKGVQKVLLGVHSISKDDRAGWQMSAVHKIFPHPRYDPKSHNNDIMLLKLSKKVEKTSTVSFLPLPASRKELQGGVNCLVAGWGATKYQGRKSDVLRAANVTVIDNAVCNSKKYYNSMITENMLCAGSQGRRYSDSCQGDSGGPLLCKGVLRGVASFGKKCGIRTKPGVYTAVSEKYIEWIKKTIHRADGLQP, via the exons ACGTCAGAATGTGACAGACTGGCTGCGAATCTCCAGAATGCTGCTGTGCGGACCCCTCAGCTATGTCTTgccccctctcctcctcctcttcctgccATTGG ATGAGTGCGCAGTGATAGTAGATGGGGCTAAGGTGCGGCCACACTCTCTCCCCTACATGGCCTATCTGAATGGGTCGTCactctgtgggggggctctgatcAATGCCACGTGGGTGCTGACAGCAGCTCACTGTAAGGG GGTGCAGAAGGTGCTGCTGGGAGTGCACTCCATCTCTAAGGATGACAGGGCAGGCTGGCAAATGAGTGCAGTGCATAAGATTTTTCCTCACCCCCGTTATGACCCCAAGAGCCACAACAATGACATCATGCTGCTGAAG CTAAGTAAAAAGGTGGAGAAAACGAGCACAGTGTCATTCCTCCCACTGCCTGCCTCGAGGAAGGAGCTTCAGGGTGGGGTGAATTGCCTGGtggctggatggggggccaccaAATACCAAGGCAGGAAGTCAGACGTCCTGCGTGCAGCCAACGTCACCGTCATCGACAATGCTGTGTGCAACTCGAAGAAGTACTACAACTCGATGATCACCGAGAACATGCTGTGTGCCGGGTCTCAGGGCAGGAGGTACTCTGACTCCTGTCAG GGAGACTCTGGGGGGCCTCTCCTGTGCAAGGGGGTTCTCAGAGGCGTCGCATCCTTTGGAAAGAAATGCGGCATAAGGACCAAACCCGGCGTGTACACAGCTGTCTCCGAGAAGTACATCGAGTGGATCAAGAAGACCATCCACCGAGCAGATGGCCTTCAGCCATAG